One Rhizobiales bacterium GAS188 DNA window includes the following coding sequences:
- a CDS encoding transcriptional regulator, IclR family encodes MGRAIDDARQSEATKMSEIISKDSPLERYISILETVAPFTEGLTAVELETALDLPKTTVNRLLHALMSSGMVSADNARNRSYRLGDRILRLLHTSPDTSWLATLAQQPLQALADKTGQSAFISKFDGTEVRSVTCVAPDTPVRTYVMPGMSMPVNAAATAKAILAFQPEDVLARVLPSRLERYTERTKTDIDVLMSEFAAIRERGYATDLAEHVAGLGSIALPVHVSGAEVAHAVGLTGPYDWIIERNFESHRQAIAETANRLSKLLQLRTPTTSG; translated from the coding sequence ATGGGTCGTGCGATCGACGATGCGAGACAATCCGAAGCGACGAAAATGAGCGAAATCATATCCAAAGACAGCCCACTCGAACGCTACATCTCCATTCTGGAGACCGTAGCCCCCTTCACCGAGGGGCTGACGGCGGTCGAACTCGAAACAGCACTCGATCTGCCGAAGACCACTGTAAACCGGTTGCTGCATGCCCTCATGTCGAGCGGCATGGTCAGCGCGGACAATGCCCGCAACCGCAGCTACCGCCTGGGCGATCGGATTCTGCGGCTATTGCACACGTCTCCGGACACCAGCTGGCTGGCAACGCTTGCGCAGCAGCCGTTGCAGGCGCTGGCCGACAAGACCGGCCAGTCCGCCTTCATCTCGAAATTCGACGGCACGGAGGTCAGGTCTGTCACCTGTGTCGCCCCCGACACGCCGGTCCGGACCTATGTGATGCCGGGAATGTCGATGCCGGTGAACGCAGCCGCCACGGCCAAGGCGATCCTCGCCTTTCAGCCCGAAGACGTGCTGGCGCGGGTACTGCCTTCTCGCCTCGAACGCTACACGGAAAGGACGAAGACGGACATCGACGTGCTGATGTCGGAGTTCGCTGCCATCCGCGAGCGCGGCTATGCCACCGACCTGGCCGAGCATGTTGCCGGCCTTGGCTCCATAGCGCTGCCGGTTCACGTTTCAGGCGCGGAAGTCGCCCATGCGGTGGGCCTTACAGGACCATACGACTGGATCATAGAGCGGAACTTCGAAAGTCATCGCCAGGCTATCGCCGAGACGGCAAACCGCCTCAGCAAGCTGCTGCAACTGCGCACGCCAACGACTTCCGGTTAG